Proteins found in one Apostichopus japonicus isolate 1M-3 chromosome 16, ASM3797524v1, whole genome shotgun sequence genomic segment:
- the LOC139982955 gene encoding uncharacterized protein isoform X3 has translation MGYTFDIAKSLTILLCLYTIHINIIVKGNEGSGTACGGMAKCLCHKTYNYYAMDCSNRSLHDVPTDIPSNVTKIDLSMNNLTAIHWNAFITATQLKAIDLSHNQLVELPEKLVWENEKLQSIDLSMNNLTFIHWNAFITATKLKTIDLSHNKLVELPEKLVRNNEKLQSLLLSNNELECLHKDVVYYTPTIKVMDLAHNKLVNLSETLFWKTLNMTSIQLSRNLIEEIPERMFVNLINLKRMDMTRNKIHFLRPRTFSSLSKVNQITIGRNRISHIHIDTFSWNIMATDIDISHNLISVIQQGIFRNNENLKNLDISHNELKYLPEDLISNCSDLRALHLGNNLLSTIPTGFFRENPKIEFLTMSNNKFQILNKAYFHGLTSIHYLTLSGNCITSLPVDVFGELHLDCYLDLSQNLLSEIPDGLWKTNTNYHQLQFLLLQRNNLTFLSNTSFSGLQNLREIYLFENSITELTNDSFGSGVSHIHLYKNNISYISESALRSMSSATIKCIFVLLRYLTCENLHQIPSSKNTFFGFCVRNAFVPVVTFRADRTVLISFFKKQGFMCQKFGSKEKCRPCAPGRFADGNGMCRECPRGGFYQDEIGSQECKTCSNGNFVKDGGGLSALDCTTCPDGTNHSRNAGFRACFCKRNYARIDRFGLCTLCLQEGLNCTNDFKSLLPGYYWNWSFTGMNVSLYSSFVTNLLTLNDSYNPSTTRYNLKIPRVFKCPRPENCANSYSYTSTGINGNCLKGYRGWLCSKCQNTFYSVLRYCAPCQQKWWIISEMIITMSACLFIIILVIWKNTKPTQQDKRLFVDKLSSRMKIFLGFYQVVGDLYESVNVVSWTGPLQYVGKLISFVSLNLLKIIIRPQCLNSHLLLDPIIRFNIAVILPIGIIVITAWIYLICKLYLQCCKKTANAENMVKLDKIKSKLLTYVVLSLFITYQPTCDAIFEIYPGACDTFEVDREGNITISLLRADYDINCKSIAHYQTEAYIATVLYVIAYPLILLILLRKHCRNLTEKKVITEINNDECCINSLSANEITPLLSGHQATCRTIPTYLKFLTENYKEQFWFWEILELGRKVGQTMLITLLGWEDALTKLFTIGTSVLFLSLHVKYSPMKSPFEQHLQLFSLIAIFLNILVAAVPVAVQYQATISTLLILLDVGIVLAVAGEVLLVLLRFVREKVTLKTIGRRMWSCLRKSLKDK, from the exons ATGGGGTATACGTTTGAC ATTGCTAAGAGTTTGACCATATTGCTTTGCCTCTACACGATTCACATCAATATAATTGTGAAAGGaaatgaag GTTCTGGAACTGCATGCGGGGGTATGGCAAAATGCCTTTGTCATAAAACCTACAACTATTACGCAATGGATTGTTCTAATAGGAGCCTACATGATGTCCCTACTGACATCCCTTCGAATGTAACTAAAAT AGATCTCTCAATGAACAATTTGACTGCTATACATTGGAATGCTTTCATTACTGCAACACAATTGAAAGCTAT TGACCTTAGTCACAATCAATTGGTCGAACTACCGGAGAAATTGGTTTGGGAAAACGAGAAACTACAATCGAT AGATTTATCAATGAACAATTTGACTTTTATTCATTGGAATGCTTTCATCACTGCAACGAAATTGAAAACCAT TGATCTTAGTCACAACAAATTGGTCGAACTACCGGAGAAATTGGTTCGGAACAACGAGAAACTGCAATCTCT GCTGCTGTCCAACAATGAACTCGAGTGTTTACACAAGGACGTGGTTTATTACACACCGACTATAAAAGTCAT GGATCTCGCACATAACAAACTGGTCAATCTATCGGAGactttattttggaaaactTTGAACATGAcatcaat ACAATTGTCAAGAAATTTAATAGAGGAAATACCAGAACGCATGTTTGTCAATTTGATAAACCTTAAAAGGAT GGACATGACACGAAATAAAATCCATTTCTTAAGACCAAGAACATTTTCTTCATTGTCCAAAGTTAATCAAAT AACAATCGGTCGAAATAGGATAAGTCACATCCATATTGATACGTTTTCTTGGAATATTATGGCAACAGATAT TGACATCTCTCACAACCTCATCAGTGTAATCCAGCAAGGGATCTTCAGAAACAATGAGAATCTAAAGAATTT AGATATTTCGCACAATGAACTGAAGTACTTACCCGAAGATTTAATATCCAACTGTTCTGATCTCAGAGCTTT ACACCTAGGGAACAATTTACTTTCGACAATACCAACTGGATTCTTCAGAGAAAATCCAAAGATCGAATTTCT GACAATGTCGAATAACAAATTTCAGATATTGAACAAAGCTTACTTCCATGGGCTAACGTCAATTCACTATTT GACGTTATCGGGAAATTGCATAACATCCTTACCGGTGGACGTCTTTGGTGAATTACATCTCGACTGTTACTT GGACCTGtcacaaaatctactttcagAAATTCCAGATGGTTTGTggaaaacaaatacaaactATCACCAACTGCAATTTTTGCTGTTACAGAGAAATAACCTTACCTTCCTGAGCAACACTTCGTTTTCTGGACTGCAAAATCTAAGGGAGAT atATCTTTTCGAAAATTCCATCACGGAATTGACGAACGACAGCTTTGGGAGCGGGGTCTCACACAT TCACTTATACAAGAACAACATCAGTTACATATCCGAATCAGCTCTACGTAGTATGAGTAGTGCAACAAT AAAATGCATTTTTGTTCTACTTAGATATTTGACTTGcgaaaatttgcatcaaatccCATCGAGTAAGAACACATTTTTTGG CTTTTGCGTTCGTAACGCATTTGTTCCTGTAGTGACTTTTAGGGCCGATCGCACTGTACTAATATCGTTTTTCAAAAAGCAAGGATTCATGTGTCAGAAGTTTGGTAGCAAAGAAAAATGTCGTCCATGTGCACCTGGCCGCTTTGCTGATggaaatggaatgtgccgtgaATGTCCAAGAG GTGGTTTTTATCAAGACGAAATTGGAAGCCAGGAGTGTAAAACTTGCAGTAACGGTAATTTTGTCAAGGATGGAGGGGGGTTATCTGCCTTGGACTGTACAACGTGTCCAGACGGCACAAATCATTCTAGAAATGCTGGTTTCAGAGCTTGCTTTTGTAAAAGGAATTATGCCCGCATCGATCGATTTGGACTATGTACGTTGTGCTTACAGGAAGGTTTGAACTGTACCAATGACTTTAAAAGTCTGTTACCCGGTTATTATTGGAATTGGTCTTTTACTGGTATGAACGTATCACTCTACTCTAGCTTCGTCACAAATCTTCTTACATTGAATGACAGTTACAATCCATCGACCACTAGGTATAATCTAAAGATACCTAGAGTCTTCAAGTGTCCGAGACCGGAAAACTGCGCAAACAGCTACAGTTATACATCGACTGGAATCAATGGTAATTGCTTGAAAGGTTATAGAGGATGGCTTTGCAGTAAATGTCAGAATACTTTTTACTCTGTGTTGAGATATTGCGCTCCCTGTCAACAGAAATGGTGGATAATTTCTGAAATGATCATAACAATGTCGGCGTGTTTATTCATTATAATTTTAGTCATCTGGAAAAATACGAAACCGACACAACAGGACAAACGACTGTTTGTTGATAAACTTTCATCACGAATGAAAATTTTCCTAGGATTTTATCAAGTAGTTGGAGATCTCTACGAGAGCGTGAACGTCGTTAGTTGGACTGGGCCATTACAATACGTAGGAAAGTTGATTTCTTTTGTatctttaaatttgttaaaaattatTATCCGACCTCAGTGTCTCAATAGCCATCTGTTACTTGATCCAATTATTCGATTCAATATTGCGGTTATACTCCCGATAGGAATTATTGTAATAACGGCGTGGATATATCTAATATGCAAGCTTTACCTGCAATGTTGCAAAAAAACGGCTAATGCAGAAAATATGGTTAAACTAGATAAGATCAAATCCAAGTTACTTACATACGTAGTTCTTAGTCTCTTCATAACATACCAACCAACTTGTGATGCTATTTTTGAAATATATCCCGGTGCCTGCGATACATTTGAGGTTGACCGTGAAGGTAACATTACGATCTCATTACTCCGGGCTGACTATGATATTAATTGTAAATCTATTGCTCACTACCAAACTGAAGCTTACATTGCAACAGTTCTATATGTAATAGCATACCCTTTGATCCTTCTAATCCTGCTGCGAAAGCATTGCAGGAATTTAACAGAGAAGAAGGTTATAACAGAAATTAATAATGATGAATGCTGTATTAACAGCCTGAGTGCCAACGAAATCACACCCCTACTGAGTGGTCATCAAGCGACATGTCGAACTATTCCAACCTACTTGAAATTTCTTACCGAAAACTACAAAGAACAATTCTGGTTCTGGGAGATATTGGAGCTTGGAAGGAAGGTCGGACAGACGATGTTAATTACACTTCTTGGTTGGGAAGACGCTTTGACGAAGCTATTCACCATCGGTACCTCGGTTCTGTTCTTGTCTCTTCATGTGAAATATTCTCCAATGAAAAGTCCGTTTGAACAGCATCTACAG CTGTTTTCGCTCATTGCTATATTCCTCAATATCTTGGTAGCAGCAGTTCCTGTGGCCGTTCAGTACCAAGCAACCATATCCACATTGCTCATATTACTTGACGTTGGAATCGTCCTTGCTGTAGCAG GTGAGGTGCTTCTGGTTTTGCTTCGCTTTGTTCGAGAAAAAGTTACACTAAAGACGATTGGACGTAGAATGTGGTCCTGCTTGCGTAAATCTTTGAAAGACAAATGA
- the LOC139982955 gene encoding uncharacterized protein isoform X1 translates to MGYTFDIAKSLTILLCLYTIHINIIVKGNEGSGTACGGMAKCLCHKTYNYYAMDCSNRSLHDVPTDIPSNVTKIDLSMNNLTAIHWNAFITATQLKAIDLSHNQLVELPEKLVWENEKLQSIDLSMNNLTFIHWNAFITATKLKTIDLSHNKLVELPEKLVRNNEKLQSLLLSNNELECLHKDVVYYTPTIKVMDLAHNKLVNLSETLFWKTLNMTSIQLSRNLIEEIPERMFVNLINLKRMDMTRNKIHFLRPRTFSSLSKVNQITIGRNRISHIHIDTFSWNIMATDIDISHNLISVIQQGIFRNNENLKNLDISHNELKYLPEDLISNCSDLRALHLGNNLLSTIPTGFFRENPKIEFLTMSNNKFQILNKAYFHGLTSIHYLTLSGNCITSLPVDVFGELHLDCYLDLSQNLLSEIPDGLWKTNTNYHQLQFLLLQRNNLTFLSNTSFSGLQNLREIFLNGNSIKYIGEQTFNGSTIEDVYLFENSITELTNDSFGSGVSHIHLYKNNISYISESALRSMSSATIKCIFVLLRYLTCENLHQIPSSKNTFFGFCVRNAFVPVVTFRADRTVLISFFKKQGFMCQKFGSKEKCRPCAPGRFADGNGMCRECPRGGFYQDEIGSQECKTCSNGNFVKDGGGLSALDCTTCPDGTNHSRNAGFRACFCKRNYARIDRFGLCTLCLQEGLNCTNDFKSLLPGYYWNWSFTGMNVSLYSSFVTNLLTLNDSYNPSTTRYNLKIPRVFKCPRPENCANSYSYTSTGINGNCLKGYRGWLCSKCQNTFYSVLRYCAPCQQKWWIISEMIITMSACLFIIILVIWKNTKPTQQDKRLFVDKLSSRMKIFLGFYQVVGDLYESVNVVSWTGPLQYVGKLISFVSLNLLKIIIRPQCLNSHLLLDPIIRFNIAVILPIGIIVITAWIYLICKLYLQCCKKTANAENMVKLDKIKSKLLTYVVLSLFITYQPTCDAIFEIYPGACDTFEVDREGNITISLLRADYDINCKSIAHYQTEAYIATVLYVIAYPLILLILLRKHCRNLTEKKVITEINNDECCINSLSANEITPLLSGHQATCRTIPTYLKFLTENYKEQFWFWEILELGRKVGQTMLITLLGWEDALTKLFTIGTSVLFLSLHVKYSPMKSPFEQHLQLFSLIAIFLNILVAAVPVAVQYQATISTLLILLDVGIVLAVAGEVLLVLLRFVREKVTLKTIGRRMWSCLRKSLKDK, encoded by the exons ATGGGGTATACGTTTGAC ATTGCTAAGAGTTTGACCATATTGCTTTGCCTCTACACGATTCACATCAATATAATTGTGAAAGGaaatgaag GTTCTGGAACTGCATGCGGGGGTATGGCAAAATGCCTTTGTCATAAAACCTACAACTATTACGCAATGGATTGTTCTAATAGGAGCCTACATGATGTCCCTACTGACATCCCTTCGAATGTAACTAAAAT AGATCTCTCAATGAACAATTTGACTGCTATACATTGGAATGCTTTCATTACTGCAACACAATTGAAAGCTAT TGACCTTAGTCACAATCAATTGGTCGAACTACCGGAGAAATTGGTTTGGGAAAACGAGAAACTACAATCGAT AGATTTATCAATGAACAATTTGACTTTTATTCATTGGAATGCTTTCATCACTGCAACGAAATTGAAAACCAT TGATCTTAGTCACAACAAATTGGTCGAACTACCGGAGAAATTGGTTCGGAACAACGAGAAACTGCAATCTCT GCTGCTGTCCAACAATGAACTCGAGTGTTTACACAAGGACGTGGTTTATTACACACCGACTATAAAAGTCAT GGATCTCGCACATAACAAACTGGTCAATCTATCGGAGactttattttggaaaactTTGAACATGAcatcaat ACAATTGTCAAGAAATTTAATAGAGGAAATACCAGAACGCATGTTTGTCAATTTGATAAACCTTAAAAGGAT GGACATGACACGAAATAAAATCCATTTCTTAAGACCAAGAACATTTTCTTCATTGTCCAAAGTTAATCAAAT AACAATCGGTCGAAATAGGATAAGTCACATCCATATTGATACGTTTTCTTGGAATATTATGGCAACAGATAT TGACATCTCTCACAACCTCATCAGTGTAATCCAGCAAGGGATCTTCAGAAACAATGAGAATCTAAAGAATTT AGATATTTCGCACAATGAACTGAAGTACTTACCCGAAGATTTAATATCCAACTGTTCTGATCTCAGAGCTTT ACACCTAGGGAACAATTTACTTTCGACAATACCAACTGGATTCTTCAGAGAAAATCCAAAGATCGAATTTCT GACAATGTCGAATAACAAATTTCAGATATTGAACAAAGCTTACTTCCATGGGCTAACGTCAATTCACTATTT GACGTTATCGGGAAATTGCATAACATCCTTACCGGTGGACGTCTTTGGTGAATTACATCTCGACTGTTACTT GGACCTGtcacaaaatctactttcagAAATTCCAGATGGTTTGTggaaaacaaatacaaactATCACCAACTGCAATTTTTGCTGTTACAGAGAAATAACCTTACCTTCCTGAGCAACACTTCGTTTTCTGGACTGCAAAATCTAAGGGAGAT ATTCCTCAACGGCAattctataaaatatataggGGAACAAACATTCAATGGTAGTACTATTGAAGATGT atATCTTTTCGAAAATTCCATCACGGAATTGACGAACGACAGCTTTGGGAGCGGGGTCTCACACAT TCACTTATACAAGAACAACATCAGTTACATATCCGAATCAGCTCTACGTAGTATGAGTAGTGCAACAAT AAAATGCATTTTTGTTCTACTTAGATATTTGACTTGcgaaaatttgcatcaaatccCATCGAGTAAGAACACATTTTTTGG CTTTTGCGTTCGTAACGCATTTGTTCCTGTAGTGACTTTTAGGGCCGATCGCACTGTACTAATATCGTTTTTCAAAAAGCAAGGATTCATGTGTCAGAAGTTTGGTAGCAAAGAAAAATGTCGTCCATGTGCACCTGGCCGCTTTGCTGATggaaatggaatgtgccgtgaATGTCCAAGAG GTGGTTTTTATCAAGACGAAATTGGAAGCCAGGAGTGTAAAACTTGCAGTAACGGTAATTTTGTCAAGGATGGAGGGGGGTTATCTGCCTTGGACTGTACAACGTGTCCAGACGGCACAAATCATTCTAGAAATGCTGGTTTCAGAGCTTGCTTTTGTAAAAGGAATTATGCCCGCATCGATCGATTTGGACTATGTACGTTGTGCTTACAGGAAGGTTTGAACTGTACCAATGACTTTAAAAGTCTGTTACCCGGTTATTATTGGAATTGGTCTTTTACTGGTATGAACGTATCACTCTACTCTAGCTTCGTCACAAATCTTCTTACATTGAATGACAGTTACAATCCATCGACCACTAGGTATAATCTAAAGATACCTAGAGTCTTCAAGTGTCCGAGACCGGAAAACTGCGCAAACAGCTACAGTTATACATCGACTGGAATCAATGGTAATTGCTTGAAAGGTTATAGAGGATGGCTTTGCAGTAAATGTCAGAATACTTTTTACTCTGTGTTGAGATATTGCGCTCCCTGTCAACAGAAATGGTGGATAATTTCTGAAATGATCATAACAATGTCGGCGTGTTTATTCATTATAATTTTAGTCATCTGGAAAAATACGAAACCGACACAACAGGACAAACGACTGTTTGTTGATAAACTTTCATCACGAATGAAAATTTTCCTAGGATTTTATCAAGTAGTTGGAGATCTCTACGAGAGCGTGAACGTCGTTAGTTGGACTGGGCCATTACAATACGTAGGAAAGTTGATTTCTTTTGTatctttaaatttgttaaaaattatTATCCGACCTCAGTGTCTCAATAGCCATCTGTTACTTGATCCAATTATTCGATTCAATATTGCGGTTATACTCCCGATAGGAATTATTGTAATAACGGCGTGGATATATCTAATATGCAAGCTTTACCTGCAATGTTGCAAAAAAACGGCTAATGCAGAAAATATGGTTAAACTAGATAAGATCAAATCCAAGTTACTTACATACGTAGTTCTTAGTCTCTTCATAACATACCAACCAACTTGTGATGCTATTTTTGAAATATATCCCGGTGCCTGCGATACATTTGAGGTTGACCGTGAAGGTAACATTACGATCTCATTACTCCGGGCTGACTATGATATTAATTGTAAATCTATTGCTCACTACCAAACTGAAGCTTACATTGCAACAGTTCTATATGTAATAGCATACCCTTTGATCCTTCTAATCCTGCTGCGAAAGCATTGCAGGAATTTAACAGAGAAGAAGGTTATAACAGAAATTAATAATGATGAATGCTGTATTAACAGCCTGAGTGCCAACGAAATCACACCCCTACTGAGTGGTCATCAAGCGACATGTCGAACTATTCCAACCTACTTGAAATTTCTTACCGAAAACTACAAAGAACAATTCTGGTTCTGGGAGATATTGGAGCTTGGAAGGAAGGTCGGACAGACGATGTTAATTACACTTCTTGGTTGGGAAGACGCTTTGACGAAGCTATTCACCATCGGTACCTCGGTTCTGTTCTTGTCTCTTCATGTGAAATATTCTCCAATGAAAAGTCCGTTTGAACAGCATCTACAG CTGTTTTCGCTCATTGCTATATTCCTCAATATCTTGGTAGCAGCAGTTCCTGTGGCCGTTCAGTACCAAGCAACCATATCCACATTGCTCATATTACTTGACGTTGGAATCGTCCTTGCTGTAGCAG GTGAGGTGCTTCTGGTTTTGCTTCGCTTTGTTCGAGAAAAAGTTACACTAAAGACGATTGGACGTAGAATGTGGTCCTGCTTGCGTAAATCTTTGAAAGACAAATGA
- the LOC139982955 gene encoding uncharacterized protein isoform X5, whose protein sequence is MGYTFDIAKSLTILLCLYTIHINIIVKGNEGSGTACGGMAKCLCHKTYNYYAMDCSNRSLHDVPTDIPSNVTKIDLSMNNLTAIHWNAFITATQLKAIDLSHNQLVELPEKLVWENEKLQSIDLSMNNLTFIHWNAFITATKLKTIDLSHNKLVELPEKLVRNNEKLQSLLLSNNELECLHKDVVYYTPTIKVMDLAHNKLVNLSETLFWKTLNMTSIQLSRNLIEEIPERMFVNLINLKRMDMTRNKIHFLRPRTFSSLSKVNQITIGRNRISHIHIDTFSWNIMATDIDISHNLISVIQQGIFRNNENLKNLDISHNELKYLPEDLISNCSDLRALHLGNNLLSTIPTGFFRENPKIEFLTMSNNKFQILNKAYFHGLTSIHYLTLSGNCITSLPVDVFGELHLDCYLDLSQNLLSEIPDGLWKTNTNYHQLQFLLLQRNNLTFLSNTSFSGLQNLREIYLFENSITELTNDSFGSGVSHIYLTCENLHQIPSSKNTFFGFCVRNAFVPVVTFRADRTVLISFFKKQGFMCQKFGSKEKCRPCAPGRFADGNGMCRECPRGGFYQDEIGSQECKTCSNGNFVKDGGGLSALDCTTCPDGTNHSRNAGFRACFCKRNYARIDRFGLCTLCLQEGLNCTNDFKSLLPGYYWNWSFTGMNVSLYSSFVTNLLTLNDSYNPSTTRYNLKIPRVFKCPRPENCANSYSYTSTGINGNCLKGYRGWLCSKCQNTFYSVLRYCAPCQQKWWIISEMIITMSACLFIIILVIWKNTKPTQQDKRLFVDKLSSRMKIFLGFYQVVGDLYESVNVVSWTGPLQYVGKLISFVSLNLLKIIIRPQCLNSHLLLDPIIRFNIAVILPIGIIVITAWIYLICKLYLQCCKKTANAENMVKLDKIKSKLLTYVVLSLFITYQPTCDAIFEIYPGACDTFEVDREGNITISLLRADYDINCKSIAHYQTEAYIATVLYVIAYPLILLILLRKHCRNLTEKKVITEINNDECCINSLSANEITPLLSGHQATCRTIPTYLKFLTENYKEQFWFWEILELGRKVGQTMLITLLGWEDALTKLFTIGTSVLFLSLHVKYSPMKSPFEQHLQLFSLIAIFLNILVAAVPVAVQYQATISTLLILLDVGIVLAVAGEVLLVLLRFVREKVTLKTIGRRMWSCLRKSLKDK, encoded by the exons ATGGGGTATACGTTTGAC ATTGCTAAGAGTTTGACCATATTGCTTTGCCTCTACACGATTCACATCAATATAATTGTGAAAGGaaatgaag GTTCTGGAACTGCATGCGGGGGTATGGCAAAATGCCTTTGTCATAAAACCTACAACTATTACGCAATGGATTGTTCTAATAGGAGCCTACATGATGTCCCTACTGACATCCCTTCGAATGTAACTAAAAT AGATCTCTCAATGAACAATTTGACTGCTATACATTGGAATGCTTTCATTACTGCAACACAATTGAAAGCTAT TGACCTTAGTCACAATCAATTGGTCGAACTACCGGAGAAATTGGTTTGGGAAAACGAGAAACTACAATCGAT AGATTTATCAATGAACAATTTGACTTTTATTCATTGGAATGCTTTCATCACTGCAACGAAATTGAAAACCAT TGATCTTAGTCACAACAAATTGGTCGAACTACCGGAGAAATTGGTTCGGAACAACGAGAAACTGCAATCTCT GCTGCTGTCCAACAATGAACTCGAGTGTTTACACAAGGACGTGGTTTATTACACACCGACTATAAAAGTCAT GGATCTCGCACATAACAAACTGGTCAATCTATCGGAGactttattttggaaaactTTGAACATGAcatcaat ACAATTGTCAAGAAATTTAATAGAGGAAATACCAGAACGCATGTTTGTCAATTTGATAAACCTTAAAAGGAT GGACATGACACGAAATAAAATCCATTTCTTAAGACCAAGAACATTTTCTTCATTGTCCAAAGTTAATCAAAT AACAATCGGTCGAAATAGGATAAGTCACATCCATATTGATACGTTTTCTTGGAATATTATGGCAACAGATAT TGACATCTCTCACAACCTCATCAGTGTAATCCAGCAAGGGATCTTCAGAAACAATGAGAATCTAAAGAATTT AGATATTTCGCACAATGAACTGAAGTACTTACCCGAAGATTTAATATCCAACTGTTCTGATCTCAGAGCTTT ACACCTAGGGAACAATTTACTTTCGACAATACCAACTGGATTCTTCAGAGAAAATCCAAAGATCGAATTTCT GACAATGTCGAATAACAAATTTCAGATATTGAACAAAGCTTACTTCCATGGGCTAACGTCAATTCACTATTT GACGTTATCGGGAAATTGCATAACATCCTTACCGGTGGACGTCTTTGGTGAATTACATCTCGACTGTTACTT GGACCTGtcacaaaatctactttcagAAATTCCAGATGGTTTGTggaaaacaaatacaaactATCACCAACTGCAATTTTTGCTGTTACAGAGAAATAACCTTACCTTCCTGAGCAACACTTCGTTTTCTGGACTGCAAAATCTAAGGGAGAT atATCTTTTCGAAAATTCCATCACGGAATTGACGAACGACAGCTTTGGGAGCGGGGTCTCACACAT ATATTTGACTTGcgaaaatttgcatcaaatccCATCGAGTAAGAACACATTTTTTGG CTTTTGCGTTCGTAACGCATTTGTTCCTGTAGTGACTTTTAGGGCCGATCGCACTGTACTAATATCGTTTTTCAAAAAGCAAGGATTCATGTGTCAGAAGTTTGGTAGCAAAGAAAAATGTCGTCCATGTGCACCTGGCCGCTTTGCTGATggaaatggaatgtgccgtgaATGTCCAAGAG GTGGTTTTTATCAAGACGAAATTGGAAGCCAGGAGTGTAAAACTTGCAGTAACGGTAATTTTGTCAAGGATGGAGGGGGGTTATCTGCCTTGGACTGTACAACGTGTCCAGACGGCACAAATCATTCTAGAAATGCTGGTTTCAGAGCTTGCTTTTGTAAAAGGAATTATGCCCGCATCGATCGATTTGGACTATGTACGTTGTGCTTACAGGAAGGTTTGAACTGTACCAATGACTTTAAAAGTCTGTTACCCGGTTATTATTGGAATTGGTCTTTTACTGGTATGAACGTATCACTCTACTCTAGCTTCGTCACAAATCTTCTTACATTGAATGACAGTTACAATCCATCGACCACTAGGTATAATCTAAAGATACCTAGAGTCTTCAAGTGTCCGAGACCGGAAAACTGCGCAAACAGCTACAGTTATACATCGACTGGAATCAATGGTAATTGCTTGAAAGGTTATAGAGGATGGCTTTGCAGTAAATGTCAGAATACTTTTTACTCTGTGTTGAGATATTGCGCTCCCTGTCAACAGAAATGGTGGATAATTTCTGAAATGATCATAACAATGTCGGCGTGTTTATTCATTATAATTTTAGTCATCTGGAAAAATACGAAACCGACACAACAGGACAAACGACTGTTTGTTGATAAACTTTCATCACGAATGAAAATTTTCCTAGGATTTTATCAAGTAGTTGGAGATCTCTACGAGAGCGTGAACGTCGTTAGTTGGACTGGGCCATTACAATACGTAGGAAAGTTGATTTCTTTTGTatctttaaatttgttaaaaattatTATCCGACCTCAGTGTCTCAATAGCCATCTGTTACTTGATCCAATTATTCGATTCAATATTGCGGTTATACTCCCGATAGGAATTATTGTAATAACGGCGTGGATATATCTAATATGCAAGCTTTACCTGCAATGTTGCAAAAAAACGGCTAATGCAGAAAATATGGTTAAACTAGATAAGATCAAATCCAAGTTACTTACATACGTAGTTCTTAGTCTCTTCATAACATACCAACCAACTTGTGATGCTATTTTTGAAATATATCCCGGTGCCTGCGATACATTTGAGGTTGACCGTGAAGGTAACATTACGATCTCATTACTCCGGGCTGACTATGATATTAATTGTAAATCTATTGCTCACTACCAAACTGAAGCTTACATTGCAACAGTTCTATATGTAATAGCATACCCTTTGATCCTTCTAATCCTGCTGCGAAAGCATTGCAGGAATTTAACAGAGAAGAAGGTTATAACAGAAATTAATAATGATGAATGCTGTATTAACAGCCTGAGTGCCAACGAAATCACACCCCTACTGAGTGGTCATCAAGCGACATGTCGAACTATTCCAACCTACTTGAAATTTCTTACCGAAAACTACAAAGAACAATTCTGGTTCTGGGAGATATTGGAGCTTGGAAGGAAGGTCGGACAGACGATGTTAATTACACTTCTTGGTTGGGAAGACGCTTTGACGAAGCTATTCACCATCGGTACCTCGGTTCTGTTCTTGTCTCTTCATGTGAAATATTCTCCAATGAAAAGTCCGTTTGAACAGCATCTACAG CTGTTTTCGCTCATTGCTATATTCCTCAATATCTTGGTAGCAGCAGTTCCTGTGGCCGTTCAGTACCAAGCAACCATATCCACATTGCTCATATTACTTGACGTTGGAATCGTCCTTGCTGTAGCAG GTGAGGTGCTTCTGGTTTTGCTTCGCTTTGTTCGAGAAAAAGTTACACTAAAGACGATTGGACGTAGAATGTGGTCCTGCTTGCGTAAATCTTTGAAAGACAAATGA